Proteins from one Sphingopyxis terrae subsp. terrae NBRC 15098 genomic window:
- the miaA gene encoding tRNA (adenosine(37)-N6)-dimethylallyltransferase MiaA, whose product MASPSSSFTHRPPVALIAGPTASGKSALAVALAQALGDAEVVNADASQVYVDIPLLSARPDAAEMAGIPHRLFGHVDGGSAHNAARWAEEARRTLSHAHAAGKVPILVGGTGLYLRTLLDGIAPVPEIDPDIREAVRALPVADAYAALAKADPAAAARLNPADTTRIARALEVVRATGRTLAAWQQERSGGIAEAITLVPLILLPPRDWLRERCDTRLVRMFDGGAIEEVSALLARGLDPDLPVMRAIGVPQVAAHVRGESSRETALEAAQAATRQYAKRQYTWFRHQPPAGWPHHEESLSIDSINQIAILLRDRLLTG is encoded by the coding sequence ATGGCATCTCCTTCTTCTTCCTTCACGCACCGTCCACCGGTGGCGCTTATCGCTGGCCCCACCGCCAGCGGCAAGAGCGCATTGGCGGTCGCCCTCGCCCAGGCGCTCGGCGACGCAGAGGTCGTCAACGCCGACGCGAGTCAGGTTTATGTGGACATCCCCCTCCTCTCGGCACGGCCGGACGCGGCGGAGATGGCCGGCATCCCGCATCGCCTCTTCGGTCATGTCGATGGCGGGTCCGCCCACAATGCGGCGCGTTGGGCCGAAGAAGCGCGCCGCACCCTGTCCCACGCGCACGCCGCGGGGAAGGTTCCCATCCTCGTCGGCGGCACCGGCCTCTATCTGCGCACGCTGCTCGACGGCATCGCCCCGGTGCCCGAAATCGACCCGGATATTCGCGAAGCAGTGCGCGCCCTGCCCGTCGCCGACGCTTATGCCGCGCTCGCCAAAGCCGATCCCGCCGCTGCCGCCCGGCTCAATCCTGCCGACACGACCCGCATCGCGCGCGCGCTCGAGGTGGTGCGCGCGACCGGCCGGACGCTCGCTGCGTGGCAACAGGAACGCAGCGGCGGCATCGCCGAGGCGATCACGCTGGTGCCGCTCATTCTGCTGCCGCCGCGCGACTGGCTGCGCGAGCGCTGCGACACCCGCCTTGTGCGTATGTTCGACGGCGGCGCGATCGAGGAGGTCAGCGCGCTGCTCGCGCGCGGGCTCGACCCCGATCTGCCTGTCATGCGCGCGATCGGCGTGCCGCAGGTCGCGGCGCATGTCCGCGGCGAAAGCAGCCGCGAGACGGCGCTCGAGGCGGCGCAAGCGGCGACCCGCCAATATGCGAAGCGGCAATATACCTGGTTCCGCCACCAGCCCCCCGCCGGATGGCCGCACCACGAAGAGTCATTATCCATCGATTCTATCAATCAAATCGCAATATTATTACGTGATAGACTGTTGACAGGATAG
- the ilvB gene encoding biosynthetic-type acetolactate synthase large subunit — protein sequence MKEMSGADMVVQALVDLGVDTVFGYPGGAVLPIYDALFNHPSIKHVLVRHEQAATHAAEGYARSTGKPGVVLVTSGPGATNAVTGITDALLDSIPMVVLTGQVPTTLIGTDAFQECDTVGITRHCTKHNYLVMDPDRLGAVIHEAFYIATHGRPGPVVIDIPKNVQVATGSYSVPEKIEHQSYRPQVEPDAGAIAQAIDMIAAAERPIFYTGGGVINAGPDASAALRQLVSLTGAPITSTLMGLGAFPSDDPKWLGMLGMHGTYESNMAMNRADLIIAVGARFDDRVTGRLDAFAPEAKKIHIDIDRSSINKIVPVDIAVVGDAGRALDALIAAWADKGHKARDLGEWWRRIDGWRATRCLDFPEKKDAGAEIMPQRAVKALFDATRGRDPIITTEVGQHQMWAAQHFGFAAPNRWLTSGGLGTMGYGFPAAVGAQIAHPNRLVVCIAGEASLQMNIQEMGTVSQYRLPVKIFILNNEWMGMVRQWQELTYESRYSNSYSDSLPDFVKLAAAYGWTGLRIDTLGELEDGIRQMIETPGPVIVDCRVAKLANCFPMIPSGAAHTDMILQPSDVTGTMDDEAKALV from the coding sequence GTGAAGGAAATGAGTGGTGCCGACATGGTGGTTCAGGCGCTGGTCGACCTCGGGGTCGATACGGTGTTCGGCTATCCGGGCGGCGCGGTACTTCCGATCTACGACGCCCTCTTCAATCATCCCTCGATCAAGCATGTCCTCGTTCGCCACGAACAGGCCGCGACCCACGCGGCAGAGGGCTATGCGCGCTCGACCGGCAAGCCCGGGGTCGTGCTCGTCACCTCGGGGCCCGGCGCGACCAACGCCGTCACCGGCATCACCGACGCGCTGCTCGATTCGATCCCGATGGTCGTGCTGACGGGTCAGGTGCCGACGACGCTGATCGGCACCGACGCCTTTCAGGAATGCGACACGGTGGGCATCACGCGCCACTGCACCAAGCATAATTATCTGGTCATGGACCCCGACCGGCTGGGCGCCGTGATTCACGAGGCTTTCTACATCGCGACGCACGGCCGCCCCGGCCCCGTCGTCATCGACATTCCGAAAAATGTGCAGGTCGCGACGGGCAGCTATAGCGTGCCCGAAAAGATCGAGCATCAAAGCTATCGTCCGCAGGTCGAACCCGATGCCGGCGCCATCGCGCAGGCGATCGACATGATCGCCGCGGCCGAACGCCCGATCTTCTATACCGGCGGCGGCGTCATCAACGCCGGCCCCGACGCCAGCGCGGCGCTGCGCCAGCTCGTCAGCCTGACCGGCGCACCGATCACCTCGACCCTGATGGGGCTGGGCGCCTTTCCGTCGGACGATCCGAAATGGCTGGGCATGCTCGGCATGCACGGCACCTATGAATCGAACATGGCGATGAACCGCGCCGACCTCATCATAGCGGTCGGCGCGCGCTTCGACGACCGCGTCACCGGCCGCCTCGACGCCTTCGCGCCCGAGGCGAAGAAGATCCACATCGACATCGACCGCAGCTCGATCAACAAGATCGTCCCGGTTGACATCGCGGTCGTCGGCGATGCCGGCCGCGCGCTCGACGCGCTGATCGCGGCCTGGGCCGACAAGGGCCACAAGGCGCGCGACCTTGGCGAATGGTGGCGCCGCATCGACGGCTGGCGCGCGACGCGCTGCCTCGACTTCCCCGAAAAGAAGGACGCGGGCGCCGAAATCATGCCGCAGCGCGCGGTCAAGGCGCTCTTTGACGCGACCCGCGGCCGCGATCCGATCATCACGACCGAGGTCGGCCAGCACCAGATGTGGGCGGCGCAGCATTTCGGCTTTGCCGCGCCCAACCGCTGGCTCACCTCTGGCGGGCTCGGCACGATGGGCTACGGATTTCCCGCCGCCGTCGGCGCACAGATCGCGCACCCGAACCGCCTCGTCGTCTGCATCGCGGGCGAAGCCTCGCTGCAGATGAACATCCAGGAAATGGGCACGGTCAGCCAGTACCGCCTGCCGGTGAAGATCTTCATCCTCAATAATGAATGGATGGGGATGGTCCGCCAGTGGCAGGAACTGACCTACGAAAGCCGCTATTCGAACAGCTATTCGGACAGCCTGCCCGATTTCGTGAAACTGGCCGCCGCCTATGGCTGGACCGGCCTCAGGATCGACACGCTAGGCGAGCTTGAGGACGGCATCCGGCAGATGATCGAGACGCCGGGTCCGGTGATCGTCGACTGCCGCGTCGCCAAGCTCGCCAACTGCTTCCCGATGATCCCGTCGGGCGCGGCGCACACCGACATGATCCTCCAGCCGAGCGACGTCACCGGGACGATGGACGACGAAGCGAAAGCGCTGGTGTGA
- the ilvN gene encoding acetolactate synthase small subunit has product MKITTETGERHVLAVTVDNEAGILAKITGLFSARGYNIESLTVADISADHALSRITIVTSGPPAVIDQIIAQLDRLVPVHQVTDLTDQGAHVEREIALVKVAGTGEKRIEALRLADVFRAKVVDTTLTSFIFEITGNSDKVDRFIALMRECGLVEVGRTGIVAIARGPEAL; this is encoded by the coding sequence ATGAAAATCACCACCGAAACGGGCGAGCGCCACGTGCTCGCCGTCACCGTCGATAACGAGGCGGGCATCCTCGCCAAGATCACCGGGCTCTTCTCGGCGCGCGGATATAATATCGAAAGCCTGACCGTCGCCGATATCAGCGCCGATCATGCGCTGTCGCGGATCACCATCGTCACCTCGGGTCCGCCCGCGGTGATCGACCAGATCATCGCGCAGCTCGACCGGCTGGTGCCGGTGCATCAGGTCACCGACCTCACCGATCAGGGCGCGCATGTCGAACGCGAGATCGCGCTGGTGAAGGTCGCCGGCACCGGCGAAAAGCGCATCGAGGCGCTGCGCCTTGCCGACGTCTTCCGCGCCAAGGTCGTCGACACGACGCTGACAAGCTTCATTTTCGAAATCACCGGCAACAGCGACAAGGTCGACCGTTTCATCGCGCTGATGCGCGAATGCGGTCTGGTCGAGGTCGGCCGCACCGGCATCGTCGCCATCGCCCGCGGGCCGGAGGCGCTCTAG
- the ilvC gene encoding ketol-acid reductoisomerase, producing MQVYYDRDADQDLIKNKKVAILGYGSQGHAHAQNLRDSGVKDVAIALRPGSATAKKAEGAGFRVLSNKEAAAWADVIMIAAPDEHQARIYYDDLADNLKPGAALAFAHGLNIHFGLIEARPDIDVFMVAPKGPGHTVRSEYQKGGGVPCLIAVAQEASGNSGNGHAKALALSYASAVGGGRSGIIETTFKEECETDLFGEQAVLCGGITHLIQAGFETLVEAGYAPEMAYFECLHETKLIVDLLYEGGIANMRYSISNTAEYGDIKTGPRIITDETKAEMKRVLADITSGRFVKDFVLDNQAGQPELKASRKAAAAHPIEQTGAQLRAMMPWIAKNKLVDKAVN from the coding sequence ATGCAGGTTTACTACGATCGCGACGCCGACCAGGATCTGATCAAGAACAAGAAGGTCGCCATCCTGGGCTATGGCAGCCAGGGCCACGCCCATGCGCAGAACCTGCGCGACAGCGGCGTCAAGGATGTCGCGATCGCGCTGCGCCCCGGCTCGGCAACCGCGAAGAAGGCCGAAGGCGCCGGCTTCCGCGTCCTGTCGAACAAGGAAGCCGCCGCCTGGGCCGACGTCATCATGATCGCGGCGCCCGACGAGCATCAGGCAAGGATTTATTACGACGATCTCGCCGACAATCTGAAGCCCGGTGCCGCGCTCGCCTTTGCGCACGGCCTCAACATCCATTTCGGCCTCATCGAGGCGCGCCCCGACATCGACGTCTTCATGGTCGCGCCCAAGGGCCCCGGCCACACGGTGCGCAGCGAATATCAGAAGGGCGGCGGCGTTCCCTGCCTGATCGCGGTTGCGCAGGAAGCATCGGGCAACAGCGGTAACGGCCACGCCAAGGCGCTCGCCCTCAGCTACGCCTCCGCCGTCGGCGGCGGCCGCAGCGGCATCATCGAAACGACCTTCAAGGAAGAGTGTGAAACCGATCTTTTCGGCGAACAGGCGGTGCTGTGCGGCGGCATCACCCACCTCATCCAGGCGGGTTTCGAAACGCTCGTCGAGGCGGGCTACGCCCCCGAAATGGCCTATTTCGAATGCCTCCACGAAACCAAGCTGATCGTCGATCTCCTCTATGAAGGCGGCATCGCGAATATGCGCTATTCGATCTCGAACACCGCCGAATATGGCGACATCAAGACGGGTCCGCGCATCATCACCGACGAGACCAAGGCCGAAATGAAGCGCGTCCTTGCCGACATCACCTCGGGCCGCTTCGTCAAGGATTTCGTCCTCGACAACCAGGCCGGCCAGCCCGAACTCAAAGCCAGCCGCAAGGCCGCCGCAGCGCATCCGATCGAACAGACCGGCGCCCAACTGCGCGCGATGATGCCGTGGATCGCCAAGAACAAGCTGGTCGACAAGGCGGTCAACTGA
- a CDS encoding 8-amino-7-oxononanoate synthase, with protein sequence MPPRPNPFHAHRADLEALAAADRRRALAPRAGIDFSSNDYLALAGSYALAEALAQGAARGIPAGSGGSRLLRGNHAEHEALEAHAARHYGTEAALFFPTGFAANAALFATLPQRGDLIVHDALIHASAHDGMKLGRAERTAAAHNDPQAFEDAILRWRAGGGTGTPWIAVESLYSMDGDRAPLADLAVLADRHDAVLIVDEAHATGVYGPAGQGLAHALAPRANLITLHTCGKALGCEGALLCGPAIVRDFLVNRGRPFIFSTAPSPLMAWLVRQALEIVAEQPERAARLSGLVRHAEKRLAALGIAPSGSQIIPVVIGDNARTMGIAAMLQAEGFDIRGIRPPTVPQGTARLRIAITLNVSTRDIDAMVDALSAAMAAA encoded by the coding sequence TTGCCCCCACGGCCTAATCCCTTTCACGCCCACCGTGCCGACCTCGAAGCCCTCGCCGCCGCCGACCGCCGCCGCGCGCTCGCGCCGCGCGCCGGGATCGATTTCTCCTCGAACGACTATCTCGCGCTCGCGGGTTCCTACGCGCTCGCCGAAGCATTGGCGCAGGGCGCCGCGCGCGGCATTCCGGCTGGCTCGGGCGGCTCGCGGCTGCTGCGCGGCAACCATGCCGAGCATGAAGCGCTCGAGGCGCATGCGGCGCGCCACTATGGCACCGAGGCGGCGCTCTTCTTCCCCACCGGCTTCGCCGCCAACGCCGCGCTGTTCGCGACGCTGCCGCAGCGCGGCGACCTGATCGTCCACGACGCGCTGATCCATGCGAGCGCGCACGACGGGATGAAACTCGGCCGCGCCGAGCGCACGGCGGCTGCGCACAACGACCCGCAAGCCTTTGAAGACGCGATCCTTCGCTGGCGCGCGGGCGGCGGCACCGGCACGCCATGGATCGCGGTCGAAAGCCTCTATTCGATGGACGGCGACAGGGCCCCGCTCGCCGACCTCGCCGTCCTCGCCGACCGCCACGACGCGGTACTGATCGTCGACGAAGCGCATGCGACGGGCGTCTATGGCCCGGCAGGACAGGGGCTTGCCCACGCGCTCGCGCCGCGGGCCAATCTGATCACGCTCCACACCTGCGGCAAGGCGCTGGGCTGCGAAGGCGCGTTGCTCTGCGGCCCCGCGATCGTGCGCGACTTCCTCGTCAACCGCGGCCGTCCCTTCATCTTCTCGACCGCGCCCTCGCCGCTCATGGCGTGGCTCGTCCGCCAGGCGCTCGAAATCGTCGCCGAACAGCCCGAGCGCGCGGCGCGGCTCTCGGGGCTCGTCCGCCACGCCGAAAAGCGGCTCGCGGCGCTCGGCATCGCGCCGAGCGGCAGCCAGATCATCCCCGTCGTCATCGGCGACAACGCCCGCACGATGGGGATCGCCGCCATGCTGCAGGCCGAGGGTTTCGACATCCGCGGCATCCGCCCGCCGACGGTGCCGCAGGGCACGGCGCGGCTGCGCATCGCGATCACCCTCAACGTCTCGACCCGCGACATCGACGCGATGGTCGATGCGCTGTCGGCGGCGATGGCGGCGGCATGA
- the bioD gene encoding dethiobiotin synthase, whose amino-acid sequence MTRFVVTGTDTGIGKTVFSAALAGALGLPYWKPIQSGLEEETDSEAVARLAGVRVHPEAWRLVTPASPHLAAEIDGVTIDADALAPPPGDLLIEGAGGALVPVTRTMLYADLFARWQIPVIVCARTALGTINHSLLTIEALKARHVPIHGIAFVGEAAPDSEAIIAALSGAKRLGRLPHLDPLTPEALAAAFAANFNIADFS is encoded by the coding sequence ATGACCCGCTTCGTCGTCACCGGCACCGATACCGGCATCGGCAAAACTGTCTTTTCGGCCGCGCTCGCGGGCGCGCTCGGCCTGCCCTATTGGAAGCCGATCCAGTCGGGGCTCGAAGAGGAGACCGACAGCGAAGCCGTCGCGCGCCTCGCCGGCGTTCGCGTCCATCCCGAAGCCTGGCGCCTCGTCACCCCCGCCTCGCCGCACCTGGCCGCCGAAATCGACGGCGTGACCATCGACGCCGACGCGCTCGCCCCGCCGCCCGGCGACCTGTTGATCGAAGGCGCGGGCGGCGCGCTCGTCCCCGTCACCCGCACGATGCTCTACGCCGACCTGTTCGCGCGCTGGCAGATTCCGGTGATCGTCTGCGCGCGCACCGCGCTCGGCACGATCAACCACAGCCTGCTCACGATCGAGGCGCTGAAGGCCCGCCACGTCCCCATCCACGGGATCGCCTTTGTCGGCGAGGCGGCCCCCGACAGCGAAGCGATCATCGCGGCACTATCGGGCGCAAAGCGTCTCGGCCGCCTCCCCCACCTTGACCCGCTGACCCCCGAGGCGCTCGCGGCGGCTTTCGCGGCCAATTTCAACATCGCGGATTTCTCCTGA
- a CDS encoding adenosylmethionine--8-amino-7-oxononanoate transaminase: MSPVWHPFTQHGLGEPIPLIDRARGARLYDAEGNSWIDAISSWWVTTHGHAHPQIMAAIRAQTEKLDQLIFAGWTHEPAESLAAELIRITPDPLTRVFFSDSGSTSVEVALKMALGYWFNIGEARSRILVLDHSYHGDTIGTMSVGERGVYNRAWQPLLFDVDAIPFPHEGMEQAALDALEAACLQKPAAFIVEPLILGAGGMLIYPAWVLAEMRSICAAHGVLFIADEVMTGWGRTGTRFACDQAGVIPDIVCLSKGLTGGAMPLAVTLCSEAIFAAHYSPDRAKTFYHSSSYTANPIACAAANANLAIWRNEPVQQRIDALADAQAAHLAMLAADPRITNTRHLGTIAALDLVVPDAGYLSALAPRLTAFYRDRGVLLRPLGNSVYVMPPYCTGADELAEIWAAIAASLDIA, translated from the coding sequence ATGTCCCCCGTCTGGCACCCCTTCACCCAGCACGGCCTCGGCGAGCCGATCCCGCTGATCGACCGCGCTCGCGGCGCGCGCCTTTACGACGCCGAGGGCAATAGCTGGATTGACGCGATCTCAAGCTGGTGGGTGACGACGCACGGCCATGCGCACCCGCAAATCATGGCCGCGATCCGGGCCCAGACCGAAAAGCTCGACCAGCTCATTTTCGCGGGCTGGACACACGAACCCGCCGAAAGCCTCGCCGCCGAACTGATCCGCATCACCCCCGACCCGCTCACCCGCGTCTTCTTTTCGGACTCGGGTTCGACCAGCGTCGAGGTCGCGCTCAAGATGGCGCTCGGCTACTGGTTCAACATCGGCGAGGCGCGCAGCCGCATTCTCGTCCTCGACCACAGCTATCATGGCGACACGATCGGCACGATGTCGGTCGGCGAGCGCGGCGTCTACAACCGCGCGTGGCAACCTTTGCTGTTCGACGTCGACGCCATCCCCTTCCCCCATGAAGGTATGGAGCAGGCCGCGCTAGACGCGCTCGAAGCCGCCTGCCTGCAAAAGCCCGCCGCCTTCATCGTCGAACCGCTGATTCTCGGCGCCGGCGGCATGCTGATCTATCCCGCGTGGGTGCTCGCCGAAATGCGCAGCATTTGTGCGGCGCACGGCGTTCTCTTCATTGCGGATGAAGTGATGACCGGCTGGGGCCGCACCGGCACGCGCTTCGCCTGCGACCAGGCGGGGGTGATCCCCGATATCGTCTGCCTGTCGAAAGGCCTCACCGGCGGCGCGATGCCGCTCGCGGTGACGCTGTGCAGCGAAGCGATATTCGCGGCGCATTATTCGCCCGACCGCGCAAAGACCTTCTATCATTCGTCGAGCTATACCGCGAACCCCATCGCCTGCGCCGCCGCCAACGCCAATCTCGCCATCTGGCGCAACGAACCGGTGCAGCAGCGGATCGACGCGCTCGCCGATGCGCAGGCCGCGCATCTCGCGATGCTGGCGGCCGATCCGCGCATCACCAACACGCGCCACCTTGGCACCATCGCCGCGCTCGATCTCGTGGTTCCCGATGCGGGCTATCTTTCGGCGCTCGCTCCCCGCCTCACCGCCTTCTACCGCGATCGGGGCGTGCTGCTGCGCCCGCTTGGGAACAGCGTCTACGTCATGCCGCCCTATTGCACCGGCGCTGACGAACTCGCTGAAATATGGGCCGCCATCGCCGCGTCGCTCGATATCGCCTGA